From Streptomyces sp. 6-11-2, one genomic window encodes:
- a CDS encoding glycoside hydrolase family 2 protein — MLRATPLTEGWILRHPDDAGAALPAAVPGCVHTDLLAAGLVPDPFLGRNEADVAWVGRREWTYERRLETGSEHERTDLVFDGLDTAAEITLDGGRLGRVRNMHRSYRFDVTGRRGNLSVRFDSAYTEAEAVRARVGERPSAYAEPFAHIRKMACSFGWDWGPTLVTAGIWRPVRLESWSTARIERVRPVVTVEDGTGVVEVHIGVERTRSEADLAVEARVGGVRARAAVDGTAAVVRLRVPDAHLWWPRGYGGQPLYEMELTLLHGTEVLDARRHRIGFRTVELDTSADEHGSGFTLVVNGERLFARGVNWIPDDVFPSRITRERYRERLGQAAAAGVDLVRVWGGGIYESEDFYDACDELGLLVWQDFPFACAAYPEEQPLRGEVEAEARENVVRLMPHPSLVLWNGNNENLWGFRDWGWEPRLAGDSWGEGYYLGLLPRVVAELDPTRPYTVGSPWSGSWAHHPNDPAHGTHHSWEVWNRRDWADYRLNVPRFVAEFGWQAPPAYATLRRALPGEELAPDSPGMLHHQKADDGNGKLERGLAPHFAPPEGDFGRWHYLTQLNQARAVAAGIEHWRSHWPVCAGTVVWQLNDCWPVTSWAAIDGDGREKPLYHELKRLYADRLLTLRARDGELVLAAVNQSGAPWAGELTLRRMNVDGEVVASTRTALRAAARTVADVAVPPELVPAGPKEFLVADAWGSPRSGGSPLFERSRELEAETESEGGLRALHFPVPDREFLFPLPEFEVSVAPDAVTVTARTLVRDLLLQADRLDPAARADTGLVTLLPGERVTIGVDGWRIPGGREAADAVRSALYCVEPAR; from the coding sequence ATGCTTCGGGCCACACCGCTCACCGAGGGATGGATCCTGCGACACCCCGACGACGCGGGTGCGGCGCTCCCGGCGGCCGTGCCGGGCTGCGTGCACACGGATCTGCTGGCCGCGGGGCTCGTCCCGGATCCCTTCCTCGGCCGGAACGAGGCGGACGTGGCCTGGGTGGGCCGCCGGGAGTGGACATACGAGAGGCGGCTGGAGACCGGCTCGGAGCACGAGCGGACCGACCTGGTCTTCGACGGGCTCGACACCGCCGCCGAGATCACCCTGGACGGCGGGCGGCTCGGCCGCGTGCGCAACATGCACCGCTCGTACCGTTTCGACGTGACGGGCCGCCGGGGGAACCTGTCGGTGCGCTTCGACTCCGCGTACACCGAGGCGGAGGCCGTGCGCGCACGTGTCGGAGAGCGGCCCTCCGCCTATGCCGAACCCTTCGCCCACATCCGCAAGATGGCCTGCTCCTTCGGCTGGGACTGGGGGCCGACCCTGGTCACGGCGGGCATCTGGCGCCCGGTGCGGCTGGAGTCGTGGTCCACGGCCAGGATCGAGCGGGTGCGCCCTGTCGTCACCGTCGAGGACGGCACGGGCGTGGTCGAGGTGCACATCGGGGTGGAGCGGACCCGTTCCGAGGCCGACCTCGCCGTCGAGGCCCGGGTGGGAGGGGTGCGGGCACGGGCGGCCGTCGACGGCACGGCCGCCGTCGTACGGCTCCGGGTGCCGGACGCCCACCTGTGGTGGCCCCGGGGGTACGGCGGACAGCCGCTGTACGAGATGGAGTTGACGCTGCTGCACGGCACGGAGGTGCTGGACGCGCGGCGTCACAGGATCGGCTTCAGGACCGTGGAACTGGACACCTCCGCCGACGAGCACGGCAGCGGCTTCACCCTCGTGGTCAACGGGGAGCGGCTGTTCGCCCGGGGCGTCAACTGGATCCCGGACGACGTGTTCCCCTCCCGGATCACCCGCGAACGCTACCGGGAGCGGCTGGGCCAGGCGGCCGCGGCGGGGGTGGACCTCGTCCGGGTCTGGGGTGGCGGCATCTACGAGAGTGAGGACTTCTACGACGCCTGCGACGAACTCGGCCTGCTGGTCTGGCAGGACTTCCCGTTCGCCTGCGCCGCCTACCCCGAGGAGCAGCCGCTGCGCGGCGAGGTGGAGGCCGAGGCCCGCGAGAACGTCGTACGCCTGATGCCGCATCCCTCGCTCGTGCTGTGGAACGGCAACAACGAGAACCTGTGGGGCTTCCGGGACTGGGGCTGGGAACCGCGGCTGGCCGGCGACTCGTGGGGCGAGGGGTACTACCTGGGGCTACTGCCCCGGGTGGTGGCCGAACTCGACCCGACCCGGCCGTACACGGTGGGCAGCCCCTGGTCCGGGTCCTGGGCGCACCACCCCAACGACCCGGCGCACGGCACGCACCACTCGTGGGAGGTGTGGAACCGGCGCGACTGGGCGGACTACCGGCTCAACGTGCCGCGTTTCGTGGCCGAGTTCGGCTGGCAGGCACCGCCCGCGTACGCGACCTTGCGCCGCGCCCTGCCCGGCGAGGAACTCGCCCCGGACTCCCCCGGCATGCTGCACCACCAGAAGGCCGACGACGGCAACGGCAAGCTGGAGCGCGGACTGGCCCCGCACTTCGCCCCGCCCGAGGGGGACTTCGGCCGCTGGCACTACCTCACCCAGCTCAACCAGGCGCGGGCGGTGGCCGCCGGCATCGAGCACTGGCGCTCGCACTGGCCGGTGTGCGCGGGCACCGTCGTGTGGCAGCTCAACGACTGCTGGCCGGTGACGTCCTGGGCGGCGATCGACGGCGACGGGCGGGAGAAGCCGCTGTACCACGAGCTGAAACGGCTCTACGCGGACCGGCTGCTGACCCTCCGGGCGCGGGACGGCGAACTGGTGCTGGCCGCGGTCAACCAGTCGGGTGCGCCCTGGGCGGGTGAACTGACCCTGCGCCGGATGAACGTCGACGGCGAGGTCGTCGCCTCCACGCGCACGGCCCTGCGCGCCGCGGCGCGCACGGTCGCGGACGTCGCCGTCCCGCCCGAACTGGTGCCGGCCGGCCCGAAGGAGTTCCTGGTCGCGGACGCGTGGGGGTCCCCCCGGTCAGGGGGGTCCCCCCTGTTCGAGCGAAGTCGAGAACTTGAGGCAGAGACCGAGAGCGAAGGAGGCCTGCGCGCCCTGCACTTCCCGGTGCCGGACCGCGAATTCCTCTTTCCGCTGCCGGAGTTCGAAGTGTCCGTCGCGCCGGACGCGGTCACCGTGACCGCCCGCACCCTGGTGCGGGACCTGCTGCTCCAGGCCGACCGGCTGGACCCGGCCGCACGGGCCGACACGGGGCTGGTCACCCTGCTCCCCGGTGAACGGGTGACCATCGGTGTCGACGGCTGGAGGATCCCCGGCGGCCGGGAGGCGGCCGACGCCGTCCGGTCGGCCCTGTACTGCGTGGAGCCCGCGCGATGA
- a CDS encoding PIG-L family deacetylase, producing the protein MQSAEGSTSQASLIQVLAHPDDDLYFINPDLQRALEAGHRVTSVYLTAAEADGRNIDTRDPDRLDSPPDYEGYAEARQHGLRAAYAAMVTGKRDSEWARDVVSFSTGVMAERSTLLAAPHVQLFFFGLRMVDAQHGFAAEVPTARLATLWTEQATAQLTLISAESPLRRPQEITRDGLLRSLVELLHHTRPAQFWTMDPDPWHTAWDDKRGPASSDHQDHTATAQFALAALEQYIQQGGTPPLVDHCVGYGNKLWPSNLTEHAWDEKKRVIEVYTSADGHDCRHRYCGDRQLSDGSDIRRYGWSTRTRYEGGTDWLHLQADGRLAAYAVLGGRVAVWTESAPGSGSWGGPAFLPGVGLGPALSVAADRDGGVHLVGLRRTPGPGGQVDVEVVRMWRQAHTGATTPWESLGNPNERSNDWRRCREAGVPEAVVDPSGRLHVFLRNFGSGISARRETGEGWGAWEDLGGRGMQDCLSAVLKSTGRIQMFAANRTGAVHWFQEDVYGPYKLQDGVTSADPDAWRPVGGLTPLQIGRNRMAVFYREEESGEVMWVRQRPDGRWNERVERLGGHGGTGRIAALRQSTDRQDAVVLARRNGRNRLSTAVLAAQGREQTPEWTDHDVLTARPPALALDHAGRVVLAVLGTDSRLRVMRQHAPDAAAGFGPSTVV; encoded by the coding sequence ATGCAGTCCGCCGAGGGCAGTACGTCACAGGCTTCGCTCATCCAGGTTCTGGCGCATCCGGACGACGACCTCTACTTCATCAACCCCGACCTGCAACGGGCGCTGGAGGCCGGCCACCGGGTCACCAGCGTCTACCTGACGGCCGCGGAGGCCGACGGGCGCAACATCGACACCCGCGACCCGGACCGCCTGGACAGCCCACCGGACTACGAGGGGTACGCGGAGGCGCGCCAGCACGGACTGCGCGCCGCGTACGCGGCCATGGTGACGGGCAAGCGCGACAGCGAGTGGGCGCGCGACGTCGTCTCGTTCTCGACCGGAGTGATGGCCGAGCGCTCGACGCTGCTCGCGGCACCGCACGTCCAGCTGTTCTTCTTCGGACTGCGCATGGTCGACGCCCAGCACGGATTCGCGGCCGAGGTGCCGACCGCCCGGCTGGCCACGCTCTGGACCGAGCAGGCGACCGCCCAGCTCACCCTGATCTCCGCCGAGTCCCCGCTGCGCCGGCCCCAGGAGATCACCCGGGACGGGCTGCTGCGCTCCCTGGTCGAGCTGCTGCACCACACGCGGCCCGCCCAGTTCTGGACCATGGACCCCGACCCGTGGCACACCGCCTGGGACGACAAGCGCGGGCCGGCGTCCAGCGACCACCAGGACCACACCGCGACGGCGCAGTTCGCGCTGGCCGCCCTGGAGCAGTACATCCAGCAGGGCGGTACACCTCCGCTCGTGGACCACTGCGTCGGCTACGGCAACAAGCTCTGGCCCAGCAACCTCACCGAGCACGCCTGGGACGAGAAGAAGCGTGTGATCGAGGTGTACACCTCCGCCGACGGACACGACTGCCGCCACCGCTACTGCGGTGACCGGCAGTTGTCCGACGGCTCCGACATCCGCCGCTACGGATGGAGCACGCGGACCCGGTACGAGGGCGGCACCGACTGGCTCCACCTCCAGGCCGACGGCCGGCTCGCCGCCTACGCCGTCCTCGGCGGCCGGGTCGCGGTCTGGACCGAGAGCGCGCCGGGCAGCGGCAGTTGGGGCGGGCCGGCCTTCCTGCCGGGTGTCGGCCTCGGCCCGGCCCTGTCCGTGGCCGCGGACCGCGACGGCGGAGTGCACCTCGTCGGCCTGCGCCGCACCCCGGGACCGGGCGGGCAGGTGGACGTGGAGGTCGTGCGCATGTGGCGGCAGGCGCACACCGGGGCGACGACACCCTGGGAGAGCCTCGGCAACCCCAACGAGCGGTCGAACGACTGGCGGCGCTGCCGGGAGGCCGGCGTCCCGGAGGCCGTGGTCGACCCCTCGGGAAGGCTGCACGTCTTCCTGCGCAACTTCGGATCCGGCATCAGCGCCCGCCGCGAGACCGGCGAGGGCTGGGGCGCCTGGGAGGACCTGGGCGGCCGCGGGATGCAGGACTGCCTGAGCGCGGTGCTGAAGTCCACCGGCCGGATCCAGATGTTCGCCGCGAACCGCACCGGCGCAGTGCACTGGTTCCAGGAGGACGTCTACGGCCCCTACAAGCTCCAGGACGGTGTGACGTCGGCCGACCCGGACGCCTGGCGGCCCGTCGGCGGCCTCACGCCGTTGCAGATCGGGCGCAACCGCATGGCGGTCTTCTACCGCGAGGAGGAGTCCGGCGAAGTGATGTGGGTACGGCAGCGACCGGACGGCCGGTGGAACGAGCGCGTCGAACGGCTGGGCGGGCACGGCGGAACCGGCAGGATCGCGGCCCTGCGGCAGTCGACCGACCGGCAGGACGCCGTCGTCCTCGCCCGCCGCAACGGCCGCAACCGGCTGAGCACCGCGGTCCTCGCCGCGCAGGGCCGCGAGCAGACGCCGGAGTGGACGGACCACGACGTGCTGACGGCCCGTCCGCCCGCCCTCGCCCTCGACCACGCCGGACGGGTCGTGCTGGCGGTGTTGGGCACGGACTCCCGGCTGCGCGTGATGCGGCAGCACGCACCGGACGCCGCCGCCGGCTTCGGGCCGTCGACCGTCGTCTGA
- a CDS encoding acetyl-CoA C-acyltransferase — protein MPRTVKDVVFVDGVRTPFGKAGPKGIYHETRADDLVVKAIRELLRRNPGLDPKKIDEVAIAATTQIGDQGLTLGRTAGILAGLPQSVPGYSIDRMCAGALTAVTTTAGSIAFGACDAVIAGGVEHMGRHPMGEGVDPNPRFVSEKLVDESALFMGMTAENLHDRYPSITKRRADEYAVRSQEKAAKAYANGKIQQDLVPISVRRTSPEAGETGWGLVTADEPMRPGTTVENLAGLKTPFRVHGRVTAGNAAGLNDGATASIIASEDFARENGLPVKMRLVSYSFAGVEPEVMGYGPIPATEKALAKAGLSISDIGLFEINEAFAVQVLAFLEHYGIADDDARVNQYGGAIAFGHPLASSGVRLMTQLARQFEEQPNVRYGLTTMCVGFGMGASVIWENPHFEGDK, from the coding sequence GTGCCTCGTACCGTCAAGGACGTCGTCTTCGTCGACGGCGTCCGCACCCCGTTCGGCAAGGCGGGCCCGAAGGGCATCTACCACGAGACTCGCGCCGACGACCTCGTCGTCAAGGCGATCCGGGAGCTGCTGCGCCGCAATCCCGGCCTGGACCCGAAGAAGATCGACGAGGTCGCCATCGCCGCGACCACGCAGATCGGTGACCAGGGCCTGACCCTCGGCCGCACCGCCGGCATCCTCGCCGGTCTGCCGCAGTCCGTGCCGGGCTACTCCATCGACCGGATGTGCGCCGGCGCGCTGACCGCCGTGACGACCACCGCCGGTTCGATCGCCTTCGGTGCCTGCGACGCCGTCATCGCCGGTGGTGTCGAGCACATGGGCCGCCACCCGATGGGCGAGGGCGTCGACCCGAACCCGCGGTTCGTGAGCGAGAAGCTGGTGGACGAGTCGGCCCTGTTCATGGGCATGACCGCCGAGAACCTGCACGACCGCTACCCGAGCATCACCAAGCGGCGCGCCGACGAGTACGCGGTGCGCTCGCAGGAGAAGGCCGCCAAGGCGTACGCCAACGGCAAGATCCAGCAGGACCTGGTGCCGATCTCGGTGCGCCGCACCAGCCCCGAGGCCGGCGAGACCGGCTGGGGTCTGGTGACCGCCGACGAGCCGATGCGTCCGGGCACCACCGTGGAGAACCTCGCGGGCCTGAAGACGCCGTTCCGTGTGCACGGCCGGGTCACCGCGGGCAACGCGGCCGGTCTGAACGACGGTGCCACCGCGTCGATCATCGCCAGCGAGGACTTCGCCCGCGAGAACGGCCTGCCGGTCAAGATGCGCCTGGTCTCCTACTCCTTCGCCGGCGTGGAGCCCGAGGTCATGGGCTACGGCCCGATCCCGGCCACCGAGAAGGCGCTCGCCAAGGCGGGCCTGTCCATCTCGGACATCGGCCTGTTCGAGATCAACGAGGCCTTCGCCGTCCAGGTCCTGGCCTTCCTCGAGCACTACGGCATCGCGGACGACGACGCGCGCGTCAACCAGTACGGCGGCGCCATCGCCTTCGGTCACCCGCTGGCCTCCTCCGGCGTCCGTCTGATGACGCAGCTGGCCCGCCAGTTCGAGGAGCAGCCGAACGTCCGCTACGGCCTGACCACCATGTGTGTCGGCTTCGGCATGGGCGCGTCGGTCATCTGGGAGAACCCGCACTTCGAGGGGGACAAGTGA
- a CDS encoding 3-hydroxyacyl-CoA dehydrogenase NAD-binding domain-containing protein, producing MNTTELLKQASGLFPDEVVTSAHVRHFDLPFGAGRFALITLDNGLDHTKPTTFGPASLANLNAAIDQVEKEAAEGAIAGIGITGKPFIFAVGADLKGVELLKEREHALAIGTGGHEVFKRLSELAVPTFAYYNGAAMGGGVEVGLHCTYRTVSKAIPAFSLPEVFLGLVPGWGGCTLLPNLIGADKAVSVIIENSLNQNRQLKGKQVFELGIADALFEGADFLEQSLLWTAKVLKGDVTVERPEIDRGEGWDQAVAKGRFIADSKVHGAAPAAYRALEIIEAAKNGDLQQGYDAEDQALADLIMGGELRAGIYSFNLVQKRGKRPAGAPDKNLARPVTKVGVVGAGLMAGQLALLFLRRLEVPVVLTDIDQERVDKGVGYVHAEIDKLLGKGRINQDKANRLKALVTGVLDKAEGFADADFVIEAVFEEMSVKQKVFAEVEAVAPAHAILATNTSSLSVSEMASKLKHPERVVGFHFFNPVAILPLLEIVRGEQTDDASLATAFAVAKKLKKTAVLVKDAPAFVVNRILTRFMGEIQNVIDEGTPVEVAERAVEPLGLPMSPLVLLELVGPAIGLHVSETLNQAFPDRFTVSPNLKAVVEAGKRGFYVYDSGRPELDPEVAALLKQGDTVLTEEQVRARVLDAVAQEIGLMLAEGVVAEAQDIDLCLITGAGWPFHLGGITPYLDREGVSERVNGRRFLEPGVASVPA from the coding sequence GTGAACACCACCGAGCTTCTGAAGCAGGCCTCGGGCCTGTTCCCCGACGAGGTCGTCACCAGCGCGCACGTCCGCCACTTCGACCTCCCCTTCGGCGCCGGCCGCTTCGCGCTGATCACACTGGACAACGGCCTGGACCACACCAAGCCGACCACCTTCGGCCCGGCCTCGCTCGCCAACCTGAACGCCGCGATCGACCAGGTCGAGAAGGAAGCGGCCGAGGGTGCGATCGCCGGCATCGGCATCACCGGCAAGCCGTTCATCTTCGCGGTCGGAGCCGACCTCAAGGGCGTCGAGCTGCTGAAGGAGCGCGAGCACGCACTCGCCATCGGCACGGGCGGCCACGAGGTCTTCAAGCGGCTGTCGGAGCTGGCCGTGCCGACCTTCGCCTACTACAACGGCGCGGCCATGGGCGGCGGCGTCGAGGTCGGTCTGCACTGCACCTACCGGACCGTCTCCAAGGCGATCCCCGCGTTCTCGCTGCCCGAGGTCTTCCTCGGTCTGGTCCCCGGCTGGGGCGGCTGCACCCTGCTGCCGAACCTGATCGGCGCCGACAAGGCCGTCTCGGTCATCATCGAGAACTCGCTGAACCAGAACAGGCAGCTCAAGGGCAAGCAGGTCTTCGAACTCGGCATCGCCGACGCCCTCTTCGAGGGTGCCGACTTCCTGGAGCAGTCGCTGCTGTGGACGGCCAAGGTCCTCAAGGGTGACGTCACGGTCGAGCGCCCGGAGATCGACCGCGGCGAAGGCTGGGACCAGGCCGTCGCCAAGGGCCGCTTCATCGCCGACTCCAAGGTGCACGGCGCCGCCCCGGCCGCCTACCGCGCCCTGGAGATCATCGAGGCCGCCAAGAACGGTGACCTCCAGCAGGGTTACGACGCCGAGGACCAGGCGCTCGCCGACCTGATCATGGGCGGCGAACTGCGCGCCGGCATCTACTCGTTCAACCTGGTGCAGAAGCGCGGCAAGCGCCCCGCCGGCGCCCCGGACAAGAACCTGGCCCGCCCGGTCACCAAGGTCGGTGTCGTCGGCGCCGGTCTGATGGCCGGCCAGCTCGCTCTGCTCTTCCTGCGCCGCCTCGAGGTGCCGGTCGTCCTGACCGACATCGACCAGGAGCGCGTCGACAAGGGTGTGGGCTACGTCCACGCCGAGATCGACAAGCTGCTCGGCAAGGGCCGTATCAACCAGGACAAGGCCAACCGCCTCAAGGCGCTGGTCACCGGTGTCCTGGACAAGGCCGAGGGCTTCGCGGACGCGGACTTCGTCATCGAGGCCGTGTTCGAGGAGATGAGCGTCAAGCAGAAGGTGTTCGCCGAGGTCGAGGCGGTCGCCCCGGCGCACGCGATCCTCGCCACGAACACCTCCTCCCTCTCCGTGTCGGAGATGGCGTCGAAGCTGAAGCACCCCGAGCGGGTCGTGGGCTTCCACTTCTTCAACCCGGTCGCGATCCTCCCCCTGCTGGAGATCGTGCGCGGCGAGCAGACCGACGACGCCTCCCTGGCCACCGCCTTCGCGGTCGCCAAGAAGCTGAAGAAGACCGCGGTGCTGGTCAAGGACGCCCCGGCGTTCGTCGTGAACCGCATCCTGACCCGCTTCATGGGCGAGATCCAGAACGTCATCGACGAGGGCACCCCGGTCGAGGTGGCGGAGCGGGCGGTGGAGCCGCTCGGCCTGCCCATGTCCCCGCTGGTCCTGCTCGAACTGGTCGGCCCGGCGATCGGCCTGCACGTCTCGGAGACCCTCAACCAGGCGTTCCCCGACCGCTTCACGGTCTCCCCGAACCTCAAGGCGGTCGTCGAGGCCGGCAAGCGCGGCTTCTACGTCTACGACAGCGGCAGGCCCGAGCTGGACCCGGAGGTCGCCGCACTGCTCAAGCAGGGCGACACCGTCCTGACGGAGGAGCAGGTGCGGGCGCGGGTGCTCGACGCGGTCGCGCAGGAGATCGGCCTGATGCTGGCCGAGGGCGTCGTCGCCGAGGCCCAGGACATCGACCTCTGCCTGATCACCGGCGCCGGCTGGCCCTTCCACCTGGGCGGCATCACGCCCTACCTGGACCGCGAGGGCGTGTCGGAGCGTGTGAACGGCAGGCGGTTCCTGGAGCCGGGGGTGGCGAGCGTCCCGGCGTAA
- a CDS encoding GDSL-type esterase/lipase family protein, whose amino-acid sequence MRKICIIGNSVAASRTAEEAPLAGWGQYLGEFLTEHYEVRNYARDAMTLRGYFTERFATLLSVLNPGDLVLMAFGNVEQRINQLNRHHGPREYKEYLRLYVDAVRGEGAVPVLLTPAARCTFSEAGNVLDTHDGYPELTREAAAENGVPLIDMTAFTTAMLAELGPTRARRLYRWLDPGEHPNHPDGIIDASHYNDLGAREVARRMAMVVADSPDLPPDIVDPRRLTPGTMPPVLAEFTMSHPETALTLAPSLPDTPVVTSPAPGQLIGAARKLAGKAPAGTGYVLFYEEGRYLGGTAVSAAGTWQWRRVVNWTAGPHTVQVLGADGNAVSRTSTVDFHVLDRIDPPQVVGPRPNAWTGPRPRFSGKAPRGAQKVMVLEQGRLIAEAPVQEDGTWRVTHAHAWRPGSYTVEFVTVFSAIHSAPASLTVRVHGVPEDNWLHTSLSSREPCSGTCAHYPAMPTW is encoded by the coding sequence TTGAGGAAGATCTGCATCATCGGGAACTCGGTGGCCGCGTCGCGCACCGCCGAGGAGGCACCGCTCGCCGGCTGGGGGCAGTACCTCGGCGAATTCCTGACCGAGCACTACGAAGTACGCAACTACGCCCGCGACGCCATGACCCTGCGCGGCTACTTCACCGAGCGGTTCGCCACCCTCCTCAGCGTCCTCAACCCCGGCGACCTGGTCCTGATGGCCTTCGGCAACGTCGAGCAGCGCATCAACCAGCTCAACCGCCACCACGGGCCACGCGAGTACAAGGAGTACCTGCGCCTTTACGTCGACGCCGTACGGGGCGAGGGCGCCGTCCCCGTGCTGCTCACCCCGGCGGCCCGCTGCACCTTCTCCGAGGCCGGGAACGTCCTGGACACCCATGACGGATATCCCGAACTCACCCGGGAGGCGGCGGCGGAGAACGGGGTCCCCCTGATCGACATGACCGCCTTCACGACGGCGATGCTCGCCGAACTGGGGCCCACGCGAGCACGCAGGCTCTACCGGTGGCTGGATCCGGGCGAGCACCCGAACCACCCCGACGGCATCATCGACGCGAGCCACTACAACGACCTGGGGGCGCGCGAGGTCGCCCGCCGGATGGCCATGGTCGTCGCCGACTCGCCGGACCTGCCGCCCGACATCGTCGACCCCCGGCGTCTCACCCCCGGCACGATGCCCCCGGTGCTCGCCGAGTTCACCATGAGCCACCCCGAGACGGCGCTCACCCTGGCGCCGAGCCTGCCCGACACGCCCGTCGTCACCTCGCCGGCCCCCGGCCAACTGATCGGCGCCGCGCGCAAGCTGGCCGGCAAGGCACCCGCCGGCACGGGCTACGTCCTCTTCTACGAGGAGGGCCGCTACCTCGGAGGCACCGCCGTCTCCGCCGCCGGGACCTGGCAGTGGCGCCGAGTCGTCAACTGGACCGCGGGACCCCACACCGTCCAGGTGCTCGGCGCCGACGGCAACGCCGTCTCACGGACCTCCACGGTGGACTTCCACGTCCTCGACCGCATCGACCCGCCGCAGGTCGTGGGCCCGCGGCCGAACGCCTGGACCGGCCCGCGCCCCCGTTTCTCCGGCAAGGCACCGCGCGGCGCCCAGAAGGTCATGGTCCTGGAGCAGGGCCGGCTCATCGCCGAGGCACCCGTCCAGGAGGACGGCACCTGGCGGGTCACCCACGCCCACGCGTGGCGGCCCGGTTCCTACACGGTCGAGTTCGTGACGGTGTTCAGCGCCATCCACTCGGCGCCCGCCTCGCTGACGGTGCGCGTGCACGGCGTTCCCGAGGACAACTGGCTGCACACGTCGTTGTCCTCCCGTGAACCCTGCTCCGGGACGTGCGCCCATTACCCGGCGATGCCCACCTGGTGA
- a CDS encoding LacI family DNA-binding transcriptional regulator gives MTAPRVTIKDVAARAGVSKGAVSLAFNRKPGLSEATRDRIFRAARELGWAPNPAARSLAGSRVDVVGLTICRPARLLGLEPFYMEFISGVESVLAEHSCSLLLRLVREPREEAGLLETWWKARQIAGSILVDFGTDDPRPAVARRIGLPAVAVGHPSLTGGLTSVWTDDATAVAEAVRYLAALGHRRIARVGGAAALGHTAIRAAAFDAAARSLRLAGAWQVATDFSGETGARATRSLLSAAPPERPTAIVYDNDIMAVAGLSVAAEMGLRVPADVSLLAWDDSQLCRLTHPTLSAMSHDVHGFGADVARTLFGLLLEEGPGSHPVPTPVLTPRGSTAPPAV, from the coding sequence ATGACGGCACCCCGCGTCACCATCAAGGACGTCGCCGCCCGTGCCGGGGTGTCCAAAGGGGCGGTGTCGCTGGCGTTCAACCGCAAGCCGGGTCTTTCGGAGGCGACCCGCGACCGCATCTTCCGGGCCGCGCGCGAGCTGGGCTGGGCGCCGAACCCGGCCGCCCGGTCGCTGGCCGGCTCGCGCGTGGACGTGGTCGGGCTCACGATCTGCCGGCCGGCCCGGCTGCTCGGGCTCGAACCCTTCTACATGGAGTTCATATCGGGGGTGGAGAGCGTCCTCGCCGAGCACTCCTGCTCGCTGCTGCTGCGGCTCGTACGCGAACCGCGGGAGGAGGCGGGCCTGCTGGAGACGTGGTGGAAGGCACGGCAGATCGCGGGCTCGATCCTGGTCGACTTCGGCACCGACGATCCCCGCCCGGCCGTGGCGCGGCGGATCGGACTGCCCGCGGTCGCCGTGGGACACCCGTCGCTGACCGGCGGGCTCACCTCGGTGTGGACCGACGACGCCACCGCGGTCGCCGAGGCCGTGCGCTACCTGGCGGCGCTCGGGCACCGGCGGATCGCCCGGGTCGGCGGCGCGGCGGCCCTCGGGCACACGGCGATCCGCGCGGCGGCGTTCGACGCGGCGGCGCGGAGCCTTCGGCTGGCCGGGGCGTGGCAGGTGGCGACCGACTTCTCCGGCGAGACGGGGGCGCGGGCGACGCGCTCGCTGCTGTCCGCGGCCCCGCCGGAGCGGCCCACGGCGATCGTCTACGACAACGACATCATGGCGGTGGCCGGACTGTCGGTGGCGGCGGAGATGGGCCTGCGCGTCCCGGCCGACGTGTCCCTGCTGGCCTGGGACGACTCCCAGCTGTGCCGGCTGACCCACCCGACGCTGTCGGCGATGAGCCACGACGTGCACGGCTTCGGCGCGGACGTGGCCCGCACGCTGTTCGGCCTGTTGCTGGAGGAGGGTCCGGGCTCGCATCCCGTGCCGACTCCGGTGCTGACCCCGCGGGGTTCGACGGCACCGCCGGCAGTGTGA